The DNA region CACTTGTCCCGACCGGCCGTGGGCCCGCGGGGAAGATTCTGGGCAGCGAGGTGGGCCATGGGCGCCCGTGGGAGGATTTTTTGTTTTTCTCCGTCTTAGAAAAATGGTTTCagttttttttccaaaaaaggTTAATGTGATCTTAGAAACGGATTCTTCACGTCGGTTGCTCCCGGATTCTTCACTCCAATTTAGTCGCTATCGAAGCCGATCTCGAAGCCCCCATTTTCCTTCAAGCTGCTGTGTGATCCATACGGTAACTGCAGGTGCTTGGTTGGTAATGGTTGCCCAGTGTCAGCCGTCTCCTCTCTCGAAACCACGGGCACCATGCTACCTTAAAAACTAAAAAGACAGGTGGCGCGGCCAGCTCAGATGCCCTGTAGGACTagcgcacccccccccccccccctctctctctctctctctctctctctccctcccctcccctcttgcGCCGTCAGCTTCTCCGCGCAAGATACAACAAACACAAGCCGCCGAACCGGCCCGCGCGCGCAGACCGGCCGTGGCCCACACGTCCTGTTGCTGCGCCCGGCGCGGGCGACGCGTTGCTTGTGGATGAGAAGAGATCGCCGCCGGCAGAGGCCAGGCCCAGGAGCCCGGGATTTCCCTGTTTCGGTTTCGTGCTCCTGTTGCTTTCGTCGAGGTGTTTTCTTGTTGTACTCGTGCTGGGTGAAATCGTGGCGTCCCGCTCGCCAGCTCGACGGGCAGGCCACCTGAAGAGCATTGGGTACGGTCTACAGTTCCATCGCCGCCAGCATTTTGCCTGGTTCTTTCCGGAAGAGAGAGGTTTATTAAAAATTTAACAATGTCACTACAGACCAAAGGCTCAGAAAAACTTTGAGAGTACTTCCACAACGAAGGCTCGTCAGATGCAAAGACACTAGTCAGTAGAACCGACGAAGATGTAAAATAGACAAATACCGGATTCCAAAATAAATAAGCTGGCCTCCACGGCTTTTTAGAAGCATGAAGAGAAACCCAATGGAAAACTGGaaacaaaaagaaaaatcaCTGTATCACTGATCCTGAACCATCAGCGTCTTGTGGATTGTGAACGTgacaaaacaaaataaaaaaaatactcTGACCgtccattccaaattatagatcattttggtatttttagatatatatatataataaaaaattatttatctaaaaaattaaaataatttataatttggaacggaaagAGTATATTACAACAAGCGCAGAGTACGCTTGTTCAGGAAGCAAACGCCAATGAGATTTGTTTGTTAGGGATTTAACGTGATACGTATGTAGCATGATTTGTAACGTTCGGCAAAAGTCACACTAATTTTCCCCTGAGATTCGAACAAGAGAAATTTGAAAACAAAACTGAAAATGACTTGTTGATGATTTTACGAACATGTTCACCTAGAATTGCTCGTGGAAAGAAATTTATGCGAACACACTCCTGGCAGAAAAGACAAAGCCCATTAATCTTGTTGGGTCAGGCCGGGGCAGCAACATGATGACTGTGATTGAGTGTGGTCCGGCCTGGCTTGACTTTTGTGGTACGGTAAGCCTGGCCAAATTATTAGGTGGGCTTTGGTACACGATCCAGGCTTGCCAAGAAGTTGGCCCTTCTTCTGGCCCATCCAGGCCTGCAAAAATgtagcagcagccagcaggcgCTCCAAAACCCGTGCGGCACCAGCATCTCGCGCTCCCCGCTTTTCgagacaccgccgccgccaccgcaccAACCTTCACCTTGCCTTCCACGTGACGTGCGCGGCCTGCTTGGAAACCGGATCGCACGCACCTGACGCGACCATCCCATCTGTTGTTGCGCGCCGAAACGTACCTCCTCCCTTTTGTCAGTTTCTCACCAACATTTTGCGGGGCCCGCACACACGACACATCCATCCATGCTCCCCCGCAAATCATTCGCACTGCTGGCCGAGCCGCTGCCCGGTCACGGGACGCCTGTACCAGCAGCACCGTCCGGGAAAGCCTCAGGTTGGAGCCCGTCACGCCGGTCAGGGCCAGCGCTCCCGTTCGAATTCAAGATCATTTTTCAAAATCCCTCCCGAGCTAGGGAGAGAAGGAAGAAAAGCACGGAGTACAGGAGTGCAATCTCTCCCGTCGCCCCATCCGAATGCGCAGGGCGGCCGTCACGTCGCACCGGCTGGTCGTGCAGTAACATCTCCGATTCGCCAGCGACCTACCCTGCACCAACCTCGACGCCGGACTTGATTGCTGCTTGCTTGGTGACGGCCAGCATTGCGATTCCGGTCGACGTCACGCCGTCGGCTGGACTGGACAAGCACCGGCCCGGAGCTCCGTCGTCGGAAATGGCGGCCGGCCGTGGTCCGGTCCGTCCATCTCTACGTCGGACAACGGGGGAAAATAAGCAAGAACAGATACGACATTAGCGACAGTGAGCGAAGCGGCGATGGGTAGCCTGCCATGTGCCATCGATGAGATGACGACACGATGAAAATGTCCGACAAGTTACTGAGCAAGTAACAAGAGATGGGCGAGTGACGGAAGGAGAGTAGCAAGCAGACACGGAGCAGGAGAGAGGAGAGCAGCTAGCTGCCTAGCTAGCTCTGATCCCTAGAGGAAGATGAAGCACTCCATGGCCACCGAGGGGTTCTGGCCCAGTGCGCCCTGCTCGCCCTCCGCCACCTTCTTGCGCTCCCCTTCTCCTCCTGATCCGGCGTCGCCGCCGTCTCTGGCCCGCGGCCTGGCTGGCTCGGGGCTGCCGTGTCGTTGCTCCTTGGCCGCCTTGCGCGCGGGGCTCGCCGGCCTGTGGGTCGCGCCGGGGGAGGCGGGCGCGCGCCTACCCGTCGTCGGGGAGTCCGACCGCCGGCCGGACCGCTCGCCGGGGTCCCGCCTGCTCAGCACGCCGCCTCCTCCGTAGCAACCTCCGGCATTGCCGTTGATGGCGGCGGTGAGGGAGCGCTTCGACGAGAGCGCCATGTCGGCCTCCCGCGCGGAGTGCGTCCGCCGGACGGtgctctcggcggcccgcctCGCCGCGGACGGCGAGAACCGGCCGCTGCGGCACCCGATGCCGGACACCACGGGAGGctgctcccgccgccgcggccgcggctccGGAGGATGCTGCTGCCGCCTGTGCGCCGACGAGGGCGACGGCGACCTCGCGCGCCCGTTCGCGGTACTGCCGCCGCCCCTTGGcctgctctccctctcctccggCGCCGTCCTCCCCTTCTTGCCGGGCGCGTCCGCCGCTGCCCTCTTCTCCGCCTCCCGCTCCACTCCGAGCTTCTGCAGCTTCGCCTTCGCCTTCGCGGCCGACTCCACCGACGTGCCGTCGCTGGCGCTGCACGCCTCGGACGGCGCCGACTCCTCCTCGGCCTCCGGCTGCTCCTGCTGCCTCCGCTTgaccggctccggcggcgggcgcggcgccggcgcctcgGACAGCACCACCTCCttgacctcctcctcctccgccgcgtccACCTCCGCCACCGGCGGCAGCGCGTGGGCGctctccttctccgtgaccgggagcggggctgccaccttgcccctggcgccggcgccggcgcgggcggccTTCTTGCTCACGCAGCTGCCCATGTCCACGCCGACGGGCGGGCGGACGGGAGGTCCGGGTCAATGAGGTGGCGCTGCTCAGCGATCGGTTGAATGCAACTGCAGCCGCAGCTGCGTCTGCGTCGGCAtgagggaggagagggaggggtggaGGTGGGGGGAATCGGATCGCGAATTGAAGGGCTATTAATCTCGGGGTCAACCACCTCGATTCCTTCTCTGCCTTCTCTCTCCTCTTGACGCGGCGCTGTAGTGTGGCAGCAGCTTCACTGTGCGTGGCTGCTCGGCTCATTAAAAACGGGAGTCAATTCGCCGGCCTCGGCCACTGACCGACACCGAGCTGGCTGCCGCCTCCTTCACTCTCCCAGCAGCATCTGCCTCGGAGGGGGACTCGTCTAGGGATTTGTATGGCATAGCGCCATTTTTACTAGTACTGATTATCGAAGGTAAATTGGAGAGGATGAAGATCTCCCAACGAGGGATGGCACGAGGAGGAAGCGATGCTGCAACGATATATCGAGCTGGCCGCAGCTTGAGGTCAACTCGAAGCCACGAGCCGTCGAGCGGCTCAATCAGTCTATAGCCAGCTATTTTGACGACACTGCCATGCCACTTGACATGAGGTGCGGCTTGGATTATCTTTTTACCTTGCCATGCCACTCCCAATGGAGCAGCAAGCTAACATATCTACAGAAGGCATCTGCTTGGTTGTCGCCACATGAATAAACTACAGTATCCTTTGCTACAAGAACCGAGAGATGGAGAGGATTGTCCTGCGACACCAGACGAGGTAAATGAGTCCCGGCCAGAGATCTAAGCTAGACAGCAGGAGGAGCTGGtggtcgctcggttctgggttGGACTTTGAATGCCTGGACGCCATCATCGGGGCTCAGCCAGCGATGCAGGCAGCAGGCCGGTGGTGCAATGCGCATACCGGCCAGGCGCGCGGCGACTGCGCGGCTCACGTGGTCGACGCCGATCAGGTGGGACCCGACGCTGCCCAGGATAGATGATTGAGGACACGAGCGCGCGTCGCGGCCAGCCAATTCTTGCAGCAGCTAACAACTGCGGCAGTGCGgcgggcgccgccggccgcggcgctTGGTCGGAGGGGATCATGCAGCCACAACCCGCGAAGGCCGGCAAAGCACGTGCCACCTTGgttcaaacaaatctagttgGGAATTGGATACCCCTAGCGTGCCGCGCCCTGCGAGTCAGAGGGCGCGCGGGAGATGGAAAATGGCGCGAAGCTCTGTACCGTGGTCGGCGCGGGATGCTTCGTCGTCGTTGTCACAGCCGACGGTCGCCGCCTTTATTAGGGGCTGGCACGGCGGAGTCTCGGCTCACGCGCGTCGGCGTGTGCCGGCACCGGCAGggagggcggcgccggcgggtgcGCGGCGCGACGCGAGCGGGCGACGGAGAGGCGCGGAGCGGTGCATCCGTGCATGTCCCTCGCCCAGTGGGCCGTGGGATGCAATCGTGCCAGCAGGCCGATCAATGCGTGGCCCAGGCACGATTGGCATTGGGCTGTGTGCAATGCCCCTGCCGTCACTTAACAAACAATGCTCATCTGGCCCGTTTTAAAGAGGTGCTGCTCTGTGTGCTTTCCCTATTTCATGAATAGTACCTTATCTAATGGCCCATTTTCTAACTAGTAACATGGTCGTCCTATCTATATAGTGCCTCGCTTAGTGTATCGCAATACATTCTAAGTAAAGTGATTTATTTGTCACACTTTTTGTCTGGAATTCTTACTGTGAAAACTAAGCTATCTTTAGACTAAATTATTGACTCTAAACAAAAAAGAAATAAATTCATGACGTTCTTGAATTTGATGCCCaattttagtttacatttttaaTGATTTATTTTGTACATATGAAGTAAACTAATTATTTGGCACATATTTGTGTTTGGAACTCTGAACGTGAAAATTAAATTGTTTATTTGGCACGTATTTG from Panicum hallii strain FIL2 chromosome 9, PHallii_v3.1, whole genome shotgun sequence includes:
- the LOC112877667 gene encoding serine/arginine repetitive matrix protein 1-like, yielding MGSCVSKKAARAGAGARGKVAAPLPVTEKESAHALPPVAEVDAAEEEEVKEVVLSEAPAPRPPPEPVKRRQQEQPEAEEESAPSEACSASDGTSVESAAKAKAKLQKLGVEREAEKRAAADAPGKKGRTAPEERESRPRGGGSTANGRARSPSPSSAHRRQQHPPEPRPRRREQPPVVSGIGCRSGRFSPSAARRAAESTVRRTHSAREADMALSSKRSLTAAINGNAGGCYGGGGVLSRRDPGERSGRRSDSPTTGRRAPASPGATHRPASPARKAAKEQRHGSPEPARPRARDGGDAGSGGEGERKKVAEGEQGALGQNPSVAMECFIFL